A stretch of the Haloarcula ordinaria genome encodes the following:
- the gfcR gene encoding transcriptional regulator GfcR yields MKNIDDLVESASDLAERGLSKGEIADELNVSRETASWLVERSGTGTKPTPPTPTGGPHDIHVDWSAIGRDSARLHHLGAAMADLLSKQGEDIDLTIGIEKAGAPLATTVAQELETDLGTYSPSKHQWDDDDNATSDGSFSRNFAQIRDRDCFIVDDTITSGKTMSETINAIKDQGGNPVACVVLADKRGVEDIEGVPVYSLVQVIRVEADE; encoded by the coding sequence ATGAAGAACATCGACGACCTCGTGGAGAGTGCCTCGGACCTCGCCGAGCGCGGCCTCTCCAAGGGCGAAATCGCGGACGAGCTCAACGTCTCCCGGGAGACGGCGAGCTGGCTGGTCGAACGGAGCGGCACGGGCACGAAACCGACGCCGCCGACGCCGACCGGTGGGCCGCACGACATCCACGTCGACTGGTCGGCCATCGGCCGCGACAGCGCTCGGCTCCACCATCTTGGCGCCGCGATGGCCGACCTGCTATCGAAGCAGGGCGAGGACATCGACCTGACCATCGGTATCGAGAAGGCGGGCGCACCGCTCGCGACCACCGTCGCACAGGAGCTGGAGACGGACCTCGGGACCTACTCGCCGTCGAAACACCAGTGGGACGACGACGACAACGCGACGAGCGACGGCTCGTTCTCCCGGAACTTCGCCCAGATTCGCGACCGTGACTGCTTCATCGTCGACGACACCATCACCAGCGGGAAGACGATGTCAGAGACTATCAACGCCATCAAAGACCAGGGCGGGAACCCCGTCGCCTGTGTCGTGCTGGCGGACAAACGCGGCGTCGAGGACATCGAGGGTGTGCCGGTCTACTCACTCGTCCAGGTCATCCGCGTCGAAGCCGACGAGTAA
- a CDS encoding M24 family metallopeptidase, translated as MTLEARLDAHLAENDLAAVWFARPNSFAWLTGGDNVIDRTGDRGVAAAGYDGDGVTVVTDNIEASRLRDEELGEDVTVETFEWYSGGLEEAVASVSPTPAAADFDVEGFESVDATALRQPLTDAQAAAYRSLSEETAVAVETVARGIDPDDTERGVAAALREELEARDIATPVVLVGGSERAQRYRHFTPKSEPVGDYALLSVTGTRDGLFTSTTRTVAFDPPEWLAERTRKAMRVETSALAATQAVGRDGGTASEVFAAIQAAYDGVGWDGEWQHHHQGGAAGFDGREWIATPDSDAPVVLPQGYAWNPTIRGAKSEDTHLVSEKGVETLSVTGEWPTRRVQAVGYDLELERHGVLHL; from the coding sequence ATGACTCTCGAAGCGCGACTCGACGCGCACCTCGCAGAGAACGACCTTGCGGCCGTGTGGTTCGCGCGGCCGAACTCCTTCGCGTGGCTGACGGGCGGCGACAACGTCATCGATAGAACCGGGGACCGCGGCGTTGCGGCCGCCGGCTACGACGGCGACGGGGTGACGGTGGTCACGGACAACATCGAGGCCAGCCGCCTCCGCGACGAGGAACTGGGCGAGGACGTGACCGTCGAGACGTTCGAGTGGTACAGCGGCGGCCTCGAAGAGGCAGTCGCGTCCGTGAGTCCGACGCCCGCGGCCGCGGACTTCGACGTCGAGGGATTCGAGTCGGTGGACGCGACCGCACTGCGCCAGCCGTTGACCGACGCCCAGGCCGCCGCCTACCGTTCGCTGAGCGAGGAGACGGCCGTAGCCGTCGAGACAGTCGCGCGCGGAATCGACCCAGATGATACGGAACGCGGTGTCGCCGCCGCCCTCCGCGAGGAGCTGGAAGCCCGCGACATCGCCACACCGGTGGTCCTCGTCGGCGGCAGCGAACGCGCACAGCGCTACCGACACTTTACGCCGAAATCGGAACCGGTCGGCGACTACGCCCTCCTCTCGGTCACGGGAACCCGTGACGGCCTGTTCACGAGCACGACGCGGACAGTCGCGTTCGACCCACCGGAGTGGCTGGCCGAGCGGACGCGGAAAGCGATGCGCGTCGAGACGTCCGCGCTGGCAGCGACGCAGGCCGTGGGTCGAGACGGTGGCACGGCCAGCGAGGTCTTCGCCGCGATTCAGGCCGCCTACGACGGGGTGGGCTGGGACGGCGAGTGGCAGCACCACCATCAAGGCGGGGCCGCCGGGTTCGACGGGCGCGAGTGGATCGCGACCCCTGACAGCGACGCCCCTGTCGTGCTCCCGCAGGGCTACGCCTGGAACCCGACGATACGGGGTGCAAAGAGTGAGGACACCCACCTCGTCAGCGAGAAGGGGGTCGAGACGCTCTCCGTGACTGGCGAGTGGCCGACGAGACGCGTGCAGGCGGTCGGCTACGACCTCGAACTTGAGCGCCACGGCGTCCTCCATCTGTGA
- a CDS encoding TIGR00266 family protein, which translates to MDIELTHKPAYTHVVLDMEAGESILAEPGAMVSHSSTIEINTTTSRDGILSSAKSLLGGESLLANEFTATGGPGRLTLAPPAPGDVNHHSLDDETLYAVDGAFLAADPAIDIDSEFGGIKSLLAGASITPLALKGTGDVFIEAFGGLESLELDAGETYTVDNEHVVAWDNSVDFDARRVGGLKSTLLSGEGLVMEFTGPGTVWYQTRGLDSFIAAIAESLPGTQNNDGGGAPDMSDFL; encoded by the coding sequence ATGGATATCGAACTGACACACAAACCCGCCTACACGCACGTCGTCCTCGACATGGAGGCCGGCGAATCCATCCTCGCGGAACCCGGGGCGATGGTGAGTCACTCCTCGACTATCGAGATCAACACGACGACGAGCAGGGACGGCATCCTCAGCTCGGCGAAGTCACTGCTGGGCGGCGAGTCCCTGCTGGCAAACGAGTTCACCGCGACGGGCGGTCCGGGTCGCCTGACGCTGGCGCCGCCGGCACCGGGCGACGTGAACCACCACTCGCTCGACGACGAGACGCTGTACGCCGTCGACGGCGCGTTCCTCGCGGCCGACCCGGCCATCGACATCGACTCGGAGTTCGGCGGCATCAAGTCGCTGCTGGCCGGCGCGAGCATCACGCCGCTGGCGCTGAAAGGGACCGGCGACGTCTTCATCGAAGCGTTCGGCGGGCTGGAGTCCCTCGAACTCGACGCCGGCGAGACCTACACTGTCGACAACGAGCACGTCGTCGCCTGGGACAACTCGGTCGACTTCGACGCGCGGCGCGTCGGCGGCCTGAAGTCGACACTCTTGAGCGGCGAAGGCCTGGTGATGGAGTTCACCGGGCCGGGGACGGTGTGGTATCAGACGCGCGGGCTCGACTCGTTCATCGCGGCAATCGCCGAATCGCTCCCGGGGACCCAGAACAACGACGGCGGCGGCGCGCCGGACATGAGCGACTTCCTCTGA
- a CDS encoding mandelate racemase/muconate lactonizing enzyme family protein: MGNANDVDYADLHDPNAEYTMRELSAETMGTTAKRGGGRDVEITDVQTTMVDGNFPWTLVRIYTDAGIVGTGEAYWGAGVPELIERMKPFVVGENPLDIDRLYEHLVQKMSGEGSVEGVTVTAISGIEVALHDLAGKILEIPAYQLLGGKYRDKMRVYCDCHTEDEADPDACAAEARRVVDELGYDAMKFDLDVPSGFEKDRANRHLRPGEVRHKAEIVEKVTEEVKDEADVAFDCHWTFSGGSGKRLADAIEEYDVWWLEDPVPPENLDVQEEVTKSTKTPITVGENRYRVTEERRLIENQAVDIIAPDMPKVGGMRETRKIADVANQYYIPVAMHNVSSPIATMASAQVGAAIPNSLAVEYHSYELGWWDDLVEETVIEDGYIEIPEEPGLGLTLDLDAVEEHMVDGDTLFDEE, translated from the coding sequence ATGGGAAACGCGAACGACGTGGACTACGCTGACCTGCACGACCCGAACGCAGAGTACACGATGCGCGAGCTCTCCGCGGAGACGATGGGCACCACCGCCAAGCGCGGCGGCGGCCGGGACGTCGAGATTACCGACGTCCAGACGACGATGGTCGACGGGAACTTCCCGTGGACCCTGGTCCGTATCTACACCGACGCGGGCATCGTCGGCACCGGCGAGGCCTACTGGGGCGCGGGCGTCCCGGAACTCATCGAGCGGATGAAGCCGTTCGTCGTCGGCGAGAACCCGCTGGACATCGACCGCCTCTACGAACACCTCGTCCAGAAGATGTCCGGCGAGGGGAGCGTCGAGGGCGTCACCGTCACCGCCATCTCCGGTATCGAGGTCGCCCTCCACGACCTGGCCGGCAAGATTCTCGAGATCCCGGCCTACCAGCTGCTCGGTGGCAAGTATCGGGACAAGATGCGCGTCTACTGTGACTGCCACACCGAGGACGAGGCCGACCCCGATGCCTGTGCCGCAGAGGCCCGGCGGGTCGTCGACGAACTCGGCTACGACGCGATGAAGTTCGACCTCGACGTCCCCAGCGGCTTCGAGAAGGACCGGGCGAACCGCCACCTCCGCCCCGGTGAGGTCCGGCACAAGGCCGAAATCGTCGAGAAGGTCACCGAAGAGGTCAAAGACGAGGCCGACGTCGCTTTCGACTGTCACTGGACGTTCTCCGGCGGGTCGGGCAAGCGCCTGGCCGACGCCATCGAGGAGTACGACGTCTGGTGGCTCGAGGACCCGGTCCCGCCGGAGAACCTCGACGTGCAGGAGGAGGTCACGAAGTCCACGAAGACGCCCATCACGGTCGGCGAGAATCGCTACCGGGTCACCGAGGAGCGCCGCCTCATCGAGAACCAGGCGGTCGATATCATCGCCCCAGACATGCCGAAGGTCGGCGGCATGCGCGAGACCCGGAAGATCGCCGACGTCGCGAACCAGTACTACATCCCGGTCGCGATGCACAACGTCTCCTCGCCCATCGCGACGATGGCCAGCGCGCAGGTCGGCGCCGCTATCCCGAACTCCCTGGCGGTCGAGTACCACTCCTACGAACTGGGCTGGTGGGATGACCTGGTCGAGGAGACGGTCATCGAGGACGGCTACATCGAGATCCCCGAGGAACCCGGCCTGGGTCTGACGCTCGACCTCGACGCCGTCGAGGAACACATGGTCGACGGCGACACGCTGTTCGACGAGGAGTGA
- a CDS encoding HVO_0649 family zinc finger protein produces MARSGSGLTPFEHLSRRYDDADLTCPKCGYEDDDGSWQTVADGRRINYRHLCPGCGYLRTRTVTL; encoded by the coding sequence ATGGCACGGAGCGGTAGCGGTCTGACGCCCTTCGAACACCTCTCCCGACGCTACGACGACGCTGACCTCACCTGTCCGAAGTGCGGATACGAAGACGACGACGGGTCCTGGCAGACGGTGGCCGACGGGCGACGAATCAACTACCGACACCTCTGTCCCGGGTGTGGCTACCTCCGGACGCGGACGGTCACGCTCTGA
- a CDS encoding glycoside hydrolase family 15 protein, with protein MRLRTALNEYKSRLDEPFPGEAPTTTGAFSGFGDRLIYVDRDGSFRDYSAELSGLHGVDRSRFGIDTGDAIQWFDDIDPIRQHYYRETPLVETEYDAGAFSVHQYDLTLGRAHLTHVELRGEVPADAKFVAFLTLAPEGKETQVSRLVHESAGYNDDRVVEVYHRREHDYVAASTQVEMAVGNRVETMAELLDDAPIQYPRERHVGKMERGSLTGDIVVAANLEKVGRAAQTTLVTQVSDHDETTREQALSDVTHAARTHASVDDIRQAALDRAITPIPEDTPQSDEVTADLRALSLLTAPSGARLAAPEFDPFFEHTGGYGYTWFRDDSEVSAALLDVSERMGIDLDVQLLDSARLYCRTQREDGTWPHRIWAVDERLAPGWANERIEGVGSGYQADQSASVTAYLATVLTEREDLLSAEDRARIVDTIQNAVRGLDDSLGDDGLPLPCQNAWEDMTGRFTHTTAKFLEAYSTVATAPLEGDLREHAAAQAARLFDALDDLWSADQEHYGIRIRDGKLDDRADSAALELVSGVKAYAEIASVDDETLVRLEKHVENVVTKLYRDSGDGVAGLVRYEGDPWRRHDQAEEKIWSVSTALGARAAAELGILVETLGYDPDDLLDLASDLYSLLLNDGPFGTDVGFLAEQVFDDGEPDSAAPLGWTHAVRLQATATLRDLGALPTPAKPAGPEERPHWTTGEKYAVATVADHDDPEPSKVWFTLTEGALTEARYPRIDSMNLRTMDFLVVDSDGDSDYVARTHNESRTDDHAETIERRAEIVEEDALCFRHTIEETGDGHGHKWTLEADYVTDPKHDAILTNVSFEADDDNEYEVFTVVDTALTNTGDTDRGLLLGQSGEYSLAARDSSAFDVYDEEHLLVDEDGEPYNVAVALTSTDRFDWASVEVAASDRIRSLFVDGEVPEPRDEAAEENVVLIGRIGTGQSLADTVGIGFAQESDTAGALGEADGALTRGFHTVKNGYVDSWADFLRDKHLPASVKNYPELAAQYKTSMMVIQACEDKTFDGAAIASPSVPWGDAVPSDQPKSYGYNFVWSRDLYQTFTAFEAMGDLETAADALAYIYEYQQEENGFIPQNTYLQGRTRWGGEQMDNISFPQVMAYHLAEQGLDFTDVDYDYENVRRSADYVVRNGPVTAQERWEEESGYSPSSIAAEIAGLACGAAIAEDQNSLGDALVWYAVADQWVEDVESWTATQEGSDGIEQTPYYVRITRDGNPDEAARRALANGGPMIDEREIIDGGFLELVRLGIKPWDDEVVQNTVDVVDDTIRVETPNGPGFYRYVGDGYGELERDDEGAPWHPHEGDGKGRLWPIFTGERGEYELLAGTTDGENDPQRLLETMANFANSGRMIPEQVWDIDDPSDYNWAFGEGTGAATPLVWSMAQFIRLAHGIEAGEPIETPDVLRERYLGSERPEGPELWVDTAYETGGLVITVQTDGDLVAIKTPAETVVSEPTTGGEFVVRVAAAAGENRVTVAAATDTDLETAGTTVERFTL; from the coding sequence ATGCGCCTTCGAACCGCCCTCAACGAATACAAGAGCCGTCTCGACGAGCCGTTTCCGGGCGAGGCACCGACCACCACCGGTGCGTTCTCCGGGTTCGGCGACCGCCTCATCTACGTCGACCGGGACGGCTCGTTTCGCGACTACTCTGCCGAACTGTCCGGCCTCCACGGCGTCGACCGCTCTCGATTCGGTATCGACACCGGCGATGCGATCCAGTGGTTCGACGACATCGACCCGATCCGCCAGCACTACTACCGGGAGACGCCGCTGGTCGAGACGGAGTACGACGCCGGTGCGTTCAGCGTCCACCAGTACGACCTGACGCTCGGCCGTGCTCACCTCACCCACGTCGAGCTCCGTGGCGAGGTCCCCGCGGACGCGAAGTTCGTCGCCTTCCTCACGCTGGCGCCGGAAGGCAAGGAGACACAGGTCAGTCGGCTCGTCCACGAGTCGGCCGGCTACAACGACGACCGCGTCGTCGAGGTGTACCACCGCCGCGAACACGACTACGTCGCGGCCTCGACGCAGGTCGAGATGGCAGTCGGCAACCGGGTCGAGACGATGGCGGAGCTGCTCGACGACGCCCCGATTCAGTACCCCCGTGAACGGCACGTCGGCAAGATGGAGCGCGGGTCGCTGACCGGTGACATCGTCGTCGCCGCCAACCTCGAGAAGGTCGGTCGCGCGGCCCAGACGACGCTCGTCACCCAGGTGTCGGACCACGACGAGACGACGCGCGAACAGGCCCTCAGCGACGTCACGCACGCCGCCCGGACCCACGCCTCCGTCGACGACATCCGCCAGGCCGCCCTGGACCGGGCTATCACGCCCATCCCCGAGGATACGCCCCAGAGCGACGAGGTGACGGCCGACCTCCGGGCACTGTCGCTCCTGACCGCCCCGAGCGGAGCCCGGCTGGCGGCCCCCGAGTTCGACCCCTTCTTCGAGCACACCGGCGGGTACGGGTACACCTGGTTCCGCGACGACAGCGAGGTGTCGGCGGCGCTCCTCGACGTCTCGGAGCGGATGGGCATCGACCTGGACGTCCAGCTGCTCGACAGCGCCCGTCTCTACTGCCGGACCCAGCGGGAGGACGGCACCTGGCCCCACAGAATCTGGGCGGTCGACGAACGCCTCGCCCCCGGCTGGGCGAACGAGCGCATCGAGGGCGTGGGCAGCGGGTACCAGGCCGACCAGAGCGCCTCGGTGACCGCGTATCTCGCGACCGTCCTGACCGAACGAGAGGACCTGCTCTCCGCCGAGGACCGGGCCCGAATCGTCGACACGATTCAGAACGCCGTCCGGGGGCTCGACGACAGTCTCGGCGACGACGGCCTCCCGCTGCCGTGCCAGAACGCCTGGGAGGACATGACCGGGCGCTTCACGCACACCACGGCGAAGTTCCTCGAAGCGTACTCGACGGTGGCAACGGCCCCGCTCGAAGGCGACCTCAGAGAACATGCCGCTGCACAGGCGGCCCGTCTCTTCGACGCGCTCGACGACCTCTGGAGCGCGGACCAGGAGCACTACGGCATCCGCATCCGGGACGGTAAACTCGACGACCGCGCGGACTCGGCGGCGCTCGAACTCGTCAGCGGCGTGAAAGCCTACGCGGAGATCGCATCTGTCGACGACGAGACCCTCGTCAGACTCGAGAAACACGTCGAGAACGTCGTGACGAAACTGTATCGCGACAGCGGGGACGGCGTCGCGGGCCTCGTCCGCTACGAGGGCGACCCGTGGCGGAGGCACGACCAGGCCGAGGAGAAGATCTGGTCGGTGTCGACAGCTCTGGGCGCGCGGGCCGCCGCGGAGCTGGGCATCCTCGTCGAGACGCTGGGATACGACCCCGACGACCTCCTCGACCTCGCTTCCGACCTCTACTCGCTGTTGTTGAACGACGGGCCCTTTGGCACCGACGTGGGCTTCCTCGCGGAGCAGGTGTTCGACGACGGCGAACCGGACAGCGCGGCGCCGCTCGGCTGGACCCACGCCGTCCGGTTGCAGGCGACGGCCACGCTCCGCGACCTCGGTGCGCTGCCGACGCCGGCGAAACCGGCCGGCCCGGAAGAACGGCCCCACTGGACGACCGGCGAGAAGTACGCCGTCGCGACGGTGGCCGACCACGACGACCCGGAGCCCTCGAAGGTCTGGTTCACGCTCACCGAAGGCGCGCTCACCGAGGCGCGCTACCCGCGCATCGACTCGATGAACCTCCGGACGATGGACTTCCTCGTCGTCGACAGCGACGGGGACTCCGACTACGTCGCCCGGACCCACAACGAATCACGCACCGACGACCACGCCGAGACTATCGAGCGACGCGCCGAAATCGTCGAGGAGGACGCGCTCTGCTTCCGGCACACGATCGAGGAGACTGGCGACGGCCACGGCCACAAGTGGACGCTCGAAGCCGACTACGTCACCGACCCCAAGCACGACGCCATCCTCACGAACGTCTCGTTCGAGGCCGACGACGACAACGAGTACGAGGTGTTCACCGTGGTCGACACGGCCCTGACGAACACCGGGGACACGGACCGTGGCCTCCTGCTCGGCCAGTCCGGCGAGTACTCGCTCGCGGCGCGTGACTCCTCGGCGTTCGACGTCTACGACGAGGAACACCTGCTCGTCGACGAGGACGGCGAACCCTACAACGTCGCGGTCGCGCTGACGAGCACCGACCGCTTCGACTGGGCCTCCGTCGAAGTCGCGGCTTCCGACCGCATCCGGAGCCTGTTCGTCGACGGCGAGGTGCCGGAGCCGCGAGACGAGGCCGCCGAGGAGAACGTCGTCCTCATCGGGCGCATCGGTACCGGCCAGTCACTGGCCGACACGGTCGGCATCGGCTTCGCACAGGAGTCCGACACCGCGGGGGCGCTGGGTGAGGCCGACGGGGCGCTGACCCGTGGCTTCCATACGGTCAAGAACGGCTACGTCGACTCCTGGGCGGACTTCCTCAGGGACAAGCACCTGCCGGCGTCGGTCAAGAACTACCCCGAACTGGCCGCACAGTACAAGACCTCGATGATGGTCATCCAGGCCTGCGAGGACAAGACGTTCGACGGCGCTGCCATCGCGAGCCCCTCGGTCCCGTGGGGCGACGCGGTCCCCTCCGACCAGCCCAAGAGTTACGGCTACAACTTCGTCTGGTCGCGCGACCTCTACCAGACGTTCACGGCCTTCGAGGCGATGGGGGACCTGGAGACGGCCGCGGACGCGCTGGCGTACATCTACGAGTACCAGCAGGAGGAGAACGGGTTCATCCCCCAGAACACCTACCTCCAGGGCCGGACGCGCTGGGGCGGCGAGCAGATGGACAACATCTCGTTCCCGCAGGTGATGGCGTACCACCTCGCCGAGCAGGGGCTCGACTTCACGGACGTCGACTACGACTACGAGAACGTCCGGCGCTCGGCCGACTACGTCGTCCGCAACGGCCCGGTGACGGCCCAGGAACGCTGGGAGGAGGAGTCCGGCTACTCCCCGAGTTCAATCGCAGCGGAAATCGCCGGCCTCGCCTGCGGGGCAGCCATCGCCGAGGACCAGAACAGCCTCGGCGACGCGCTCGTCTGGTACGCCGTCGCCGACCAGTGGGTCGAAGACGTCGAGTCCTGGACCGCTACGCAGGAGGGAAGCGACGGCATCGAGCAGACTCCGTACTACGTCCGCATCACGCGCGACGGGAACCCAGACGAGGCAGCGCGGCGCGCGCTGGCTAACGGCGGGCCGATGATCGACGAGCGGGAGATCATCGACGGCGGCTTCCTGGAGCTCGTCCGCCTCGGCATCAAGCCGTGGGACGACGAGGTCGTCCAGAACACCGTCGACGTCGTCGACGACACCATCCGCGTCGAGACGCCCAACGGCCCGGGCTTCTACCGCTACGTCGGCGACGGGTACGGCGAGCTGGAGCGCGACGACGAAGGCGCGCCGTGGCACCCCCACGAGGGCGACGGCAAGGGTCGCCTCTGGCCGATATTCACCGGCGAACGCGGCGAGTACGAGCTGCTCGCAGGCACCACGGACGGGGAGAACGACCCCCAGCGCCTCCTCGAGACGATGGCCAACTTCGCCAACTCCGGCCGGATGATTCCCGAGCAGGTCTGGGACATCGACGACCCGAGCGACTACAACTGGGCGTTCGGCGAGGGGACCGGAGCCGCCACACCGCTGGTGTGGTCGATGGCGCAGTTCATCCGTCTCGCCCACGGCATCGAAGCCGGTGAGCCGATAGAGACGCCCGACGTCCTTCGCGAGCGCTATCTGGGGAGCGAGCGTCCCGAAGGCCCCGAACTGTGGGTCGACACGGCCTACGAGACCGGCGGACTGGTCATCACCGTCCAGACCGACGGCGACCTCGTCGCCATCAAGACCCCGGCGGAGACCGTCGTCAGCGAACCGACCACCGGCGGGGAGTTCGTGGTGCGCGTCGCCGCGGCCGCCGGCGAGAACCGCGTGACGGTCGCCGCCGCCACGGACACCGACCTCGAGACGGCCGGGACGACGGTCGAGCGATTCACACTGTAA
- the malA gene encoding alpha-amylase MalA has product MKHPGQPRFAAVGETIELAPRDPNPDATYQWRIGDAPEQSDVTLGDDAVLSFRPDVAGRYTVLLSGPTGDHELTVRVFPSDKAVGGLAGGESGVSGASGQSGFRGQSGQWSGQFSGSARGSGTGSEGGDQRGRPRIQLSGGVEGDDVVVRATVKTSPTSDAADEDLDVEFVVDDRDTVPDGFETSDREATAPLDSVDDPFRIHAVALGEQYSVPDAVRVHPDGDVELLNDPPQWGKEMTLYEVYVRGYKEGDEDQSVFEVIQDNLGEIQDNGVDTLWLTPVLQHDGWDHGYNITDFFSVADDLGTEEEFSDLVDAAHDRGMKVLFDLVLNHSARDHEFFKRAQAGDPEYRDWYEWQDDGSPGTYFDWEYIANFDYTNLEVRRHLLDAVDKWAEYVDGFRCDMAWAVPTPFWQEIRERVREDHPEFVLLDETIPYIADFHNLAFDIHFDTTLYFTMRQIGRGEADADDVLDALEQRAVTGFPDHAGFMLYVENHDETRYVAECGREALEAAAAAQFTLPGVPMLYAGQEIGERNRRGHIYWEHAQEDLREYYQDLTYTRNTIPALQYEGDYEEVQYQCDDDMVTAFAREDDEGNRYVVALNFGGNAATVSFPDEDVDGYDEVRDEDVSAADGDATVENVAILYAGSE; this is encoded by the coding sequence ATGAAGCATCCAGGCCAACCTCGATTCGCGGCAGTCGGTGAGACGATAGAGCTCGCGCCGAGGGACCCGAACCCGGACGCGACGTACCAGTGGCGCATCGGCGACGCACCCGAACAGTCAGACGTAACGCTCGGCGACGACGCGGTCCTCTCTTTTCGACCGGACGTGGCGGGCCGCTACACCGTTCTCCTCTCCGGGCCGACCGGCGACCACGAACTGACGGTCCGCGTGTTCCCGTCGGACAAAGCCGTCGGCGGCCTCGCCGGCGGCGAGAGCGGTGTCAGTGGGGCAAGCGGGCAGAGCGGCTTCCGCGGCCAGAGCGGCCAGTGGTCCGGGCAGTTCAGTGGCAGCGCCCGCGGTTCGGGGACCGGGTCCGAGGGCGGCGACCAGCGTGGTCGACCACGAATCCAGCTCAGCGGCGGCGTCGAGGGCGACGACGTGGTTGTCAGGGCCACCGTCAAGACCTCGCCCACCAGTGACGCGGCCGACGAGGACCTCGACGTCGAGTTCGTCGTCGACGACCGGGACACCGTGCCCGACGGGTTCGAGACGAGCGACCGCGAGGCGACGGCCCCACTCGACAGCGTCGACGACCCCTTCCGCATCCACGCAGTCGCGCTCGGCGAGCAGTACAGTGTCCCGGACGCCGTCCGCGTCCACCCCGACGGGGACGTCGAACTGCTGAACGACCCGCCCCAGTGGGGCAAGGAGATGACCCTCTACGAGGTGTACGTCCGTGGCTACAAGGAGGGCGACGAGGACCAGTCGGTCTTCGAGGTCATCCAGGACAACCTGGGCGAGATTCAGGACAACGGCGTCGACACGCTGTGGTTGACGCCCGTGCTCCAGCACGACGGCTGGGACCACGGCTACAACATCACGGACTTCTTCTCGGTCGCCGACGACCTCGGCACCGAGGAAGAGTTCTCGGACCTCGTCGACGCGGCCCACGACCGCGGGATGAAGGTCCTGTTCGACCTCGTGCTCAACCACTCCGCCCGGGACCACGAGTTCTTCAAGCGGGCACAGGCCGGCGACCCCGAGTACCGCGACTGGTACGAGTGGCAGGACGACGGCTCTCCCGGGACGTACTTCGACTGGGAGTACATCGCGAACTTCGACTACACGAACCTCGAAGTCCGTCGCCACCTGCTCGACGCCGTCGACAAGTGGGCCGAGTACGTCGACGGGTTCCGCTGTGACATGGCGTGGGCCGTCCCGACGCCGTTCTGGCAGGAGATTCGAGAGCGGGTCCGCGAGGACCACCCCGAGTTCGTCCTGTTGGACGAGACCATCCCGTACATCGCGGACTTCCACAACCTCGCGTTCGACATCCACTTCGACACGACGCTGTATTTCACCATGCGCCAGATCGGCCGGGGCGAGGCCGATGCCGACGACGTGCTCGACGCGCTCGAACAGCGCGCGGTCACGGGCTTCCCGGACCACGCCGGCTTCATGCTCTACGTCGAGAACCACGACGAGACTCGCTACGTCGCGGAGTGCGGCCGCGAGGCGCTCGAAGCGGCCGCCGCCGCACAGTTCACCCTGCCGGGCGTCCCGATGCTGTACGCCGGCCAGGAGATCGGCGAGCGAAACCGCCGCGGCCACATCTACTGGGAGCACGCCCAGGAGGATCTGCGCGAGTACTACCAGGACCTCACGTACACGCGGAACACTATCCCCGCCCTGCAGTACGAGGGCGACTACGAGGAAGTCCAGTACCAGTGTGACGACGACATGGTCACGGCCTTCGCCCGCGAGGACGACGAGGGCAACCGCTACGTCGTCGCGCTGAACTTCGGCGGCAACGCGGCCACCGTCTCCTTCCCCGACGAGGACGTCGACGGGTACGACGAGGTCCGGGACGAGGACGTCTCTGCGGCCGACGGTGACGCAACCGTCGAGAACGTCGCCATCCTCTACGCCGGCTCGGAGTAA
- a CDS encoding DUF892 family protein produces MGDSRVVDLLRKAYSDEIETVMNYQTNAIVLDGVRAEEIKESLQTDIQEELNHAEQLGQRLKQLEAQPPGSMDFVARQESLQPPEDSTDVLSVIEGVLDAEEDAIATYRDLIEAAEDANDPVTEDLAVTILADEEAHRTEFRGFRTEYRND; encoded by the coding sequence ATGGGAGATTCCCGAGTCGTAGACTTGCTTCGGAAGGCCTACTCCGACGAGATCGAGACCGTGATGAACTACCAGACGAACGCTATCGTGCTCGACGGCGTCCGCGCCGAGGAGATCAAAGAGAGCCTCCAGACGGACATCCAGGAGGAGCTGAACCACGCCGAGCAGCTCGGCCAGCGCCTCAAGCAACTCGAAGCCCAGCCGCCGGGCTCGATGGACTTCGTGGCCCGCCAGGAGTCGCTCCAGCCGCCGGAGGACTCCACCGACGTGCTGTCGGTCATCGAGGGCGTCCTCGACGCCGAGGAGGACGCCATCGCGACGTACCGTGACCTCATCGAGGCCGCGGAGGACGCCAACGACCCGGTGACGGAGGACCTCGCGGTGACGATTCTGGCCGACGAGGAAGCGCACCGGACGGAGTTCCGCGGGTTCCGGACCGAGTACCGGAACGACTGA